The genomic DNA AGGTTGACCTGGTCAAGCTGGAAGAAAAGCCCGGCGTGGATAAAAGCGTGAGCATCAAGGTCGGCCTGTCCAAAACCTTCCATGAGCAGGCCCCGGAACTGGTGGCCGTGCTGGAGAAGGTCAACCTGCCAATCGATTTGCTGAACCAGAACCTCGGTCGCATGGCCAAAGAGCGAATTGAGTCGCCAAAACTGGCGAAAATTTTCCTCAAGGAACATCCTGAAGTCTGGCACGCATGGGTGAGCGACGACGCAGCCAAGAAAATCGACGCGGCCTTGTAGGTCAAGCGTGCCCGGCTACCCTCAGGGGCTGGCCGGGCACTTGGCCACAACCCACTGGATCGAGAGCACGATATGTTTCCTGAGAGTTTTACGTTTTCCATCGCCGACTGGGTCAACGGTTGGGTGGACTCATTGGTCACCAACTACGGCGATGTGTTCCGGCATATTTCCGACACGCTGTTGTGGGCCATCGTCAACCTGGAAGGCTTGCTGCGCGCAGCGCCGTGGTGGCTGATGCTGGCCATTGTCGGTGCTGTCGCCTGGCACGCCACCCGCAAGGTGGTGACCACGGCGGTGATCGTCGGTTTGCTGTTTCTGGTAGGTGCCGTTGGCCTGTGGGACAAGCTGATGCAAACCCTGGCCTTGATGATGGTCGCCACGGTGATATCGGTGCTGATCGGCATCCCGCTGGGCATTCTGTCGGCACGCAGCAATCGCCTGCGCTCGGTGTTGATGCCGTTGCTCGACATCATGCAAACCATGCCGAGCTTCGTGTACCTGATCCCGGTGCTGATGCTGTTCGGCCTGGGCAAGGTCCCGGCGATTTTCGCCACGGTGATCTACGCCGCCCCGCCACTGATTCGCCTGACCGACCTGGGCATTCGCCAGGTTGACGGCGAAGTCATGGAAGCCATCAATGCCTTCGGTGCCAACCGCTGGCAGCAACTGTTCGGCGTGCAACTGCCGCTGGCGTTGCCGAGCATCATGGCCGGTATCAACCAGACCACCATGATGGCGCTGTCGATGGTGGTAATCGCCTCGATGATCGGTGC from Pseudomonas tolaasii NCPPB 2192 includes the following:
- a CDS encoding ABC transporter permease, which encodes MFPESFTFSIADWVNGWVDSLVTNYGDVFRHISDTLLWAIVNLEGLLRAAPWWLMLAIVGAVAWHATRKVVTTAVIVGLLFLVGAVGLWDKLMQTLALMMVATVISVLIGIPLGILSARSNRLRSVLMPLLDIMQTMPSFVYLIPVLMLFGLGKVPAIFATVIYAAPPLIRLTDLGIRQVDGEVMEAINAFGANRWQQLFGVQLPLALPSIMAGINQTTMMALSMVVIASMIGARGLGEDVLVGIQTLNVGRGLEAGLAIVILAVVIDRITQAYGRPRHEASK